One window of the Pyrinomonadaceae bacterium genome contains the following:
- a CDS encoding sulfite exporter TauE/SafE family protein: MSLLEIGLMFAAAFIAGVVNSIAGGGTLLTFPLLIWLGLDPKVANATSTVALWPGLFGGLFGYRREMSDSSLILMRLGAVSMVGGGVGAWLLIVTPSPTFARLVPFLILFATVLFMLQGPVNRWLHVPSPTSGSQRSWWTIAIIVQFFSAMYGGYFGAGNGIWMLAAMGLLGLSDIHRANGIKNFLGICINSVAVIAFAISYLVEWRIALLMAVAALLGGYVGARTARRVGPLVIRRAIVVIGFVITAVMLWRMR; the protein is encoded by the coding sequence ATGTCTCTCCTCGAAATCGGATTGATGTTCGCGGCCGCGTTCATCGCCGGCGTCGTGAATTCGATTGCGGGTGGGGGGACGCTGCTAACGTTTCCGCTCCTGATTTGGTTAGGACTCGATCCGAAAGTTGCGAACGCGACCAGCACCGTCGCGCTGTGGCCCGGGCTGTTTGGAGGTCTGTTCGGTTATCGCCGCGAGATGAGCGACAGCTCTTTGATTCTTATGCGCCTGGGCGCAGTGAGCATGGTCGGCGGCGGCGTGGGCGCCTGGCTTCTGATCGTGACACCTTCACCGACATTCGCGCGCCTGGTGCCGTTTCTGATTTTGTTCGCGACGGTTTTGTTCATGCTGCAAGGCCCGGTGAATCGCTGGCTGCATGTGCCGTCGCCCACGTCAGGTTCCCAGAGAAGTTGGTGGACGATCGCCATCATCGTTCAGTTTTTTTCGGCCATGTACGGCGGTTATTTCGGGGCTGGTAACGGCATTTGGATGCTGGCGGCGATGGGCCTGCTCGGCTTGAGCGACATTCATCGCGCGAACGGCATCAAGAACTTTCTCGGCATCTGTATCAACAGCGTCGCGGTGATCGCTTTCGCGATTTCCTACCTGGTCGAGTGGCGAATAGCGCTCTTGATGGCGGTCGCCGCCTTGCTCGGCGGCTACGTCGGCGCGCGAACGGCGCGGCGGGTCGGTCCGTTAGTCATCCGCCGCGCAATTGTCGTGATCGGATTTGTAATTACAGCAGTGATGCTGTGGCGGATGAGGTGA